From the Gymnogyps californianus isolate 813 chromosome 2, ASM1813914v2, whole genome shotgun sequence genome, one window contains:
- the FAM83A gene encoding protein FAM83A, with amino-acid sequence MQSPNKDDCTACAAHTHGACLADRLLRQRAMSHSRHMGKIRKRLEDIKNQSPKLTKADFSHNESIRLATDAFLDGGTDSYLETLSKEGEVDFLSSVEAQYIKDNARDSYYAQESLAADGAAAPKQNDAGSLPSGTYFPTISDSSEPALLHTWITAEKPYLKEKSTATVYFQTEKNSNIRDIIRRYINKTTQVLAIVMDVFTDTEILCDLLEAANKRMVFVYLLLDHGNINLFSEMCDKLQIAEDLFKNISVRSVTGEVYCAKSGRKFSGQIQEKFLISDWRYVLSGSYSFTWLCGQVHRNLLSKFTGQVVELFDEEFRHLYALSKPVRGPKSPPRTMPFLFSRSWAPQRSLPYSNEESANTLSDPFSSLSAGSTHQTKQTPRTLIFSSNFTPQSPLHRVNSFHSYVSFTAPPPQAAIQANYYQPPYVADNSAVLYNNMNIYRPIRLRQEEPNRTGLSSPWRCLHKANLFA; translated from the exons ATGCAGTCTCCAAACAAGGACGATTGCACTGCCTGCGCCGCGCATACGCATGGTGCCTGCCTGGCAGATCGACTGCTGCGACAAAGAGCCATGAGCCACTCCAGACACATGGGCAAGATAAGGAAAAGGCTGGAGGATATCAAGAACCAGTCCCCGAAGCTGACAAAAGCAGATTTCAGCCACAATGAAAGCATAAGATTGGCCACTGACGCCTTCCTGGACGGTGGGACAGACTCTTACCTCGAAACTTTAAGCAAAGAGGGCGAGGTGGATTTCCTCTCCTCAGTGGAAGCTCAGTACATCAAGGATAACGCCAGGGACTCCTATTATGCACAGGAGTCCCTGGCTGCCGATGGGGCGGCTGCGCCGAAGCAGAATGATGCCGGTTCGCTCCCTTCAGGGACCTACTTCCCCACCATTTCTGACAGCAGTGAGCCAGCTCTGCTACACACATGGATTACAGCAGAGAAGCcctatttaaaggaaaaatccaCTGCCACTGTGTATTTCCAAACAGAGAAGAACAGCAACATTAGAGACATCATACGCCGGTACATCAACAAGACCACTCAG GTGCTAGCTATTGTGATGGATGTGTTCACAGACACTGAGATTCTTTGTGACCTCCTGGAGGCAGCTAACAAGCGCATGGTGTTTGTCTACCTGTTGCTCGATCATGGCAATATAAATCTCTTCTCAGAGATGTGCGACAAGTTGCAAATTGCTGAGGATCTCTTCAAG aatatttcagtcCGTAGTGTTACTGGAGAGGTTTACTGTGCCAAATCAGGCAGGAAATTTTCAGgacaaatacaagaaaaattcCTTATCTCTGACTGGAGATATGTGCTCTCTGGATCTTACAG CTTCACATGGTTATGCGGCCAGGTTCACCGCAACCTCCTCTCCAAGTTCACGGGTCAAGTTGTGGAGCTGTTTGATGAAGAGTTCCGACACCTTTACGCGCTGTCCAAGCCAGTGAGGGGACCCAAGTCTCCACCACGCACCATGCCCTTCCTgttcagcaggagctgggcccCCCAGCGCAGCCTCCCCTACAGCAACGAGGAAAGCGCTAACACTCTCTCCGACCCCTTCAGCAGCCTCTCAGCTGGAAGCACCCACCAGACCAAGCAAACCCCAAGAACTCTCATATTCAGCAGCAACTTCACCCCCCAGTCACCTCTCCATAGAGTTAATTCCTTCCACAGCTATGTCTCATTCACAGCCCCACCACCACAGGCGGCCATCCAGGCTAACTACTATCAGCCGCCCTACGTGGCCGATAATTCTGCAGTTCTGTATAACAACATGAACATTTACAGACCTATAAGACTTAGACAAGAGGAACCAAACAGGACAGGGTTAAGCTCACCCTGGAGATGCCTCCACAAAGCTAACCTGTTTGCATAA